One Prevotella melaninogenica DNA window includes the following coding sequences:
- a CDS encoding DNA recombination protein RmuC: MAIIYLLLGIIIGASIMFLWMKNKSTQEQKNAGEQLAVLRSQLETERKNVDERIAVVKENALQQLEAERKHGEQLRNELQKQAEAKNRLLQEEVRNMAAQMLDESREKMNTADKERLDALLSPLKERLEAFNQTVTNNSKENTANKTEIKTTFEEAMKRLHAEQELTIKAMRENQERAVKELREQTERIGNDAASLTQALKGDSKMQGDWGEMILDKTLEDCGLIQGQQYFLQENYKDKDGNNFRPDAVIVFPNEERAVIDAKVSLTAYQAAIREEDATERERYLKEHVSSIKKHVDELSAKNYEKLVPGCIGFVLMFVPYESGYSAALKTDPSILQYAYRKHIIILSPSNLLMALQLTHTMWQNFRMTKNVEEILHQSNELFDKFVTFAETFVKLGADIERLQQDFSRAKGQLNEGKGNIVRRLEGLKTLGISPKKQIPESL, translated from the coding sequence ATGGCAATAATTTATCTACTTCTCGGTATCATCATCGGTGCAAGTATCATGTTCCTCTGGATGAAGAACAAATCAACACAGGAACAAAAGAATGCTGGTGAGCAATTAGCGGTCCTCCGTAGTCAACTTGAAACAGAACGAAAGAATGTTGACGAACGTATTGCGGTGGTGAAAGAGAATGCTTTACAGCAACTTGAGGCAGAGCGAAAGCATGGCGAACAGCTACGCAACGAACTCCAGAAGCAGGCTGAAGCGAAGAACCGACTCCTGCAGGAAGAGGTGCGCAATATGGCTGCTCAGATGTTGGATGAGAGTCGGGAGAAGATGAATACGGCTGATAAAGAACGTTTGGACGCTCTCCTCTCGCCACTAAAAGAGCGTTTAGAGGCTTTTAATCAGACTGTTACAAACAACAGTAAGGAGAATACTGCCAATAAAACAGAGATTAAAACGACCTTCGAGGAGGCGATGAAACGTCTTCATGCGGAGCAGGAACTGACCATCAAGGCGATGCGCGAGAATCAAGAACGGGCGGTGAAGGAACTGCGTGAACAAACGGAACGTATCGGTAATGATGCTGCTTCGCTCACACAAGCCCTTAAAGGTGACTCTAAGATGCAGGGCGATTGGGGTGAGATGATTCTCGATAAGACGTTGGAAGACTGCGGTCTTATTCAGGGGCAACAGTATTTTCTGCAAGAGAACTACAAAGATAAGGACGGTAATAACTTCCGACCAGATGCCGTGATTGTCTTCCCGAACGAAGAACGTGCCGTGATAGATGCTAAGGTTTCATTGACGGCTTATCAGGCAGCAATCAGAGAAGAAGATGCTACGGAGCGTGAACGCTATTTGAAGGAACATGTTTCCTCTATCAAGAAGCATGTCGACGAACTGTCGGCTAAGAACTACGAGAAACTTGTACCGGGCTGTATTGGTTTTGTACTGATGTTCGTCCCTTACGAAAGTGGCTATTCTGCAGCCTTGAAGACCGACCCATCTATCTTGCAATACGCTTATCGTAAGCATATTATCATTCTGAGTCCAAGCAATCTTCTCATGGCTCTGCAGCTGACACACACGATGTGGCAGAACTTCCGTATGACAAAGAATGTAGAGGAAATCCTACACCAATCAAACGAACTCTTCGATAAGTTCGTCACCTTTGCAGAGACTTTCGTAAAGTTAGGTGCCGACATCGAACGCCTACAGCAGGATTTCAGCAGGGCGAAGGGTCAGCTAAACGAGGGTAAGGGAAACATTGTCCGTCGATTAGAAGGATTAAAAACATTAGGTATCAGTCCGAAGAAACAGATTCCAGAGAGCCTGTAA
- a CDS encoding ComEC/Rec2 family competence protein: MRIIILPAFNGDCILVEFQLSHYMLIDGGYVDTYENYLLPTLKEIAARGGELDVVVVTHIDGDHISGIIRMMEDMPIGIREIWYNGYRHIQSVAVTVAEKETFVHRNISKECQAERAKTISAKQGCTLSALIAKNGISWNTPSKGYTIMAPMTFPLGDAIIHVLSPNNEDIEALESFWKKRLIKDGLLKKAHSEEYWDDAYEFSISKDMPGFHFHEKKVSKSYDLLMLCKEAYEPDSSASKGSSISFVLETEGKRLLFLGDSHAETVVASLRTLYCEEKAPYKFDAVKLSHHGSYNNNSPELFSLIVSDKWLISTKGDKYNHPDMPTLAHIITSGVNNQLYFNYPLPVCQELLKPDYHEGHDFDVIMPEGDKGITITI; the protein is encoded by the coding sequence ATGAGAATTATCATTCTTCCGGCATTCAATGGAGATTGTATTCTGGTGGAATTCCAGCTATCTCATTATATGCTCATTGATGGAGGATACGTAGATACATACGAGAACTATCTTTTACCTACTTTAAAAGAAATTGCAGCGCGAGGAGGTGAACTTGATGTAGTAGTTGTGACCCATATAGACGGTGACCATATCTCTGGCATCATCAGGATGATGGAAGATATGCCTATTGGGATAAGAGAAATATGGTATAATGGTTACAGACATATTCAGTCTGTGGCTGTCACTGTGGCAGAAAAAGAAACGTTTGTTCATAGAAATATATCCAAAGAGTGTCAAGCGGAGAGAGCAAAAACAATTAGTGCAAAACAGGGGTGTACCTTGTCTGCACTTATAGCAAAAAACGGGATTTCATGGAATACACCGTCGAAAGGTTATACCATTATGGCCCCAATGACCTTCCCGTTAGGAGATGCTATCATTCACGTTCTTTCTCCAAATAATGAGGATATAGAAGCCCTTGAAAGTTTTTGGAAGAAAAGACTGATTAAGGATGGATTGCTTAAAAAGGCTCACAGTGAAGAGTACTGGGATGATGCTTATGAGTTTAGTATTAGCAAAGATATGCCTGGATTTCATTTTCATGAGAAAAAGGTATCTAAGAGTTATGATTTGCTTATGTTGTGTAAAGAGGCTTACGAACCTGACAGCTCAGCAAGTAAGGGCAGCTCCATTTCATTCGTGCTTGAGACAGAAGGAAAGAGATTACTGTTTTTAGGTGATTCACATGCGGAAACTGTGGTAGCTTCTCTGAGGACCCTTTACTGTGAAGAGAAAGCACCCTATAAATTTGATGCGGTGAAACTATCTCATCATGGTTCCTATAACAACAATTCGCCAGAGTTGTTTAGTTTGATAGTTTCAGACAAATGGTTGATATCTACGAAGGGTGATAAGTATAACCATCCTGATATGCCTACTTTGGCACATATCATAACATCTGGAGTGAACAATCAATTATATTTCAACTATCCATTACCTGTATGTCAAGAGCTATTGAAGCCTGATTATCACGAGGGACATGATTTCGATGTGATTATGCCTGAAGGCGATAAAGGTATCACAATAACAATATAA
- a CDS encoding serine protease — protein MIENLVVQSICGNEAGTAFYVAPNLILTAFHTVSSFEEVGVHIIKDETDGDMTFTIVKNYEDLDISVLKVEGRTTSESLPLFLHTLRVKELVSSFGYPYAAKHGGMRIDGSVRQKNQQGTGDINIQVNNVDDAFDYDGMSGAPVLQEGKVVGVVIEQSGNNLTFISVRKLINALHENGISVEEETILTDIPESIAHDVALSKPNHTVMGILDERIGEKNSNWLLLFGSPGCGKTILAAGYEPDNDNVEVIGRFFFKVPNDPLSRAVRCSESHFAEFLETVYINKTGEEIEKLSFEERRKRIPRWINIIGNELSLDAKQGILFIDGLDELADDNRNRVGEFLALLPETMPQNISVVLSCISKEILPATVVEKIAPDNYIEVTPLDIAACELYIQANSGEWNKPYSFVQAVANKTEGHPLYMNYLCRYIADTFDDETRESQLNEWLDSLPTINGNIRSYYEAIWKRAETNAIVTEVMAILSQTRGLVDETQLLGMMKQLTPYEFKSVTKEFRHLMKEKDEDVYEIYHSSFRLFVTDKLMSVIIYTNDQIAAYCEAHPESRYTIDNHLHHVVNGSDVKKGLAMCNQVWADQCARHDVSPDLVMHDIKECLSFAVDQGLAVEVIRLMLLAQRIENRYDSIMVDNVDEIAELAFLLGKPDVAMKYIVRDHTLLVSLQAAIHYLRVMFEKDYQDQAFTLSDAIEACIRKDLSDTSKKGADPFVFAAKGFLIVEGILAGVEEPSDLVRYFKTLQKLVDKKDEDSVKAIYTVQDVIIAYQLSNQLRSEKKIPIEKYLKSFKVGWDERILMLFVKVLALYDERELGLNKIGRNSAYQDCLKQVETVLASHTFVFSENDLHILLMVLVDQSSQVDVVKKLLNQYNPQPGKLVFRDGNGVDLDSKALATFYKESLYKAYLDDSLVCPDVNRDYYGDTIWEGYIEHLIARIAYLDGMLCRKRAASEDYSMLYGLLNEVLQCIDFPFEVRIHWLRSYLLPEDLFLFIYDKLAELYCKFFDDKLNDFIDHLKSRMPNQLCLYREGYCASLIRLTGIFNGNTRTKDIALFLAEEVFKYIKYAVQNRGERCTNLLRLCQEYARMGEQEKVAVAYQEMLNSSMGPDWYKEAQIGLINEYRKNSIQLTGDQIGHLAAIFEEASGEMTFQRYVQQEKNEFVATIANASSLADAIAYYKFETLPESERIISNAEDWKVDMPRREMAMTSDVTI, from the coding sequence ATGATAGAAAACTTAGTAGTACAGAGTATCTGTGGAAACGAGGCCGGAACTGCATTTTATGTGGCTCCCAATCTCATATTGACCGCCTTTCACACAGTTTCTTCCTTTGAAGAGGTAGGTGTGCATATTATAAAAGATGAAACTGACGGCGATATGACCTTTACCATTGTCAAAAACTATGAAGATTTGGATATCTCGGTCTTGAAAGTAGAAGGTCGCACAACATCAGAGAGTTTGCCGCTTTTCCTGCATACCCTCAGGGTAAAGGAATTGGTCAGCTCATTTGGGTACCCCTATGCTGCGAAGCATGGGGGTATGAGAATTGATGGCAGTGTGAGGCAAAAGAACCAACAGGGTACTGGCGACATCAATATTCAAGTAAACAATGTGGATGATGCTTTCGACTACGACGGTATGTCAGGAGCGCCTGTGTTGCAAGAGGGAAAAGTGGTTGGTGTTGTGATTGAACAATCGGGCAATAACCTAACCTTTATTAGTGTTAGAAAACTGATTAATGCCCTACATGAAAATGGCATCTCCGTGGAAGAGGAAACAATACTAACCGATATACCAGAATCAATTGCCCATGACGTTGCATTGTCTAAACCCAACCACACTGTTATGGGAATATTGGATGAAAGGATCGGGGAAAAGAACAGTAACTGGTTGCTTTTATTCGGTTCGCCGGGATGTGGTAAAACGATACTAGCTGCAGGTTATGAACCAGATAACGATAATGTAGAAGTCATTGGCCGGTTTTTCTTTAAAGTACCTAATGACCCGCTGAGTCGAGCCGTCAGATGTTCAGAGAGTCACTTCGCAGAGTTTCTTGAAACGGTATATATCAACAAGACGGGAGAAGAGATAGAAAAACTATCATTTGAGGAAAGAAGAAAAAGAATACCCAGATGGATTAATATTATTGGGAATGAGCTTTCCCTAGATGCCAAACAGGGTATCCTCTTTATAGACGGTCTGGATGAGCTCGCAGATGACAATCGGAACCGAGTTGGTGAATTCTTAGCATTGCTGCCAGAAACTATGCCGCAGAATATTAGCGTCGTACTCTCGTGTATCAGCAAGGAGATACTACCTGCAACAGTTGTAGAGAAGATAGCGCCAGACAACTACATAGAAGTTACCCCTTTGGACATAGCTGCCTGTGAATTGTATATCCAAGCAAACAGTGGCGAGTGGAACAAGCCCTACTCATTTGTTCAGGCTGTGGCGAATAAGACGGAGGGGCATCCACTGTATATGAATTATCTATGCCGCTATATAGCTGACACATTTGACGACGAGACACGTGAGAGCCAATTGAACGAATGGTTGGATAGCTTGCCAACCATCAACGGTAACATCCGTTCCTATTATGAAGCAATTTGGAAAAGGGCAGAGACTAACGCTATCGTGACGGAGGTGATGGCGATATTATCACAGACCCGTGGGCTGGTTGACGAAACCCAGTTGTTAGGAATGATGAAGCAATTGACCCCCTATGAATTCAAGTCGGTCACTAAGGAGTTCCGCCACCTGATGAAAGAGAAAGACGAGGATGTGTATGAGATCTACCATAGTTCGTTCAGACTCTTCGTGACAGATAAGTTGATGTCAGTCATCATTTACACCAACGACCAAATAGCTGCATATTGTGAGGCACATCCTGAGTCCAGATATACAATTGATAACCACTTGCATCATGTGGTTAACGGCAGTGATGTGAAGAAAGGGCTTGCAATGTGCAACCAAGTATGGGCGGATCAATGCGCTAGGCATGACGTGTCGCCAGATTTGGTAATGCACGATATTAAAGAGTGTCTGTCATTTGCTGTTGACCAAGGTCTTGCCGTGGAAGTTATCAGACTGATGCTGCTTGCTCAGCGAATAGAAAACCGCTATGACTCTATCATGGTGGACAATGTTGATGAAATTGCAGAATTGGCTTTCCTCTTGGGTAAGCCAGATGTCGCCATGAAATATATTGTAAGGGACCATACACTCTTAGTAAGTTTACAGGCGGCTATCCATTATCTTCGAGTAATGTTTGAGAAAGATTATCAAGATCAAGCATTTACGCTATCAGACGCCATTGAGGCCTGTATCAGAAAGGATCTCAGCGATACATCGAAAAAAGGAGCAGACCCATTTGTTTTTGCTGCAAAGGGTTTTTTGATAGTTGAAGGTATCTTGGCGGGCGTAGAAGAACCGTCAGATTTAGTTCGCTATTTTAAGACACTTCAAAAACTTGTGGACAAAAAAGATGAAGACTCTGTTAAAGCTATCTATACAGTACAGGATGTTATTATTGCCTATCAGTTGTCTAATCAGTTGCGTTCGGAAAAGAAAATTCCTATTGAAAAATATCTGAAGTCATTCAAGGTGGGGTGGGACGAAAGGATCTTGATGCTTTTCGTTAAAGTATTAGCCCTGTACGATGAAAGAGAACTTGGACTAAACAAGATAGGACGCAACAGTGCATACCAAGATTGTTTGAAACAGGTTGAAACAGTATTGGCAAGCCATACGTTTGTATTCTCAGAGAATGATTTACATATTCTGCTAATGGTTTTGGTAGACCAATCTAGCCAAGTGGACGTTGTTAAGAAACTGTTGAACCAATACAATCCCCAACCCGGAAAGTTAGTTTTTCGGGATGGTAATGGTGTAGATCTTGATTCAAAAGCATTAGCTACTTTCTATAAAGAGAGTCTATACAAGGCTTATTTAGATGATAGCCTCGTTTGCCCAGACGTGAACAGAGATTATTATGGCGATACAATATGGGAAGGCTATATTGAGCACTTGATAGCGAGAATTGCTTATCTTGACGGAATGCTATGCAGGAAACGTGCTGCAAGTGAAGACTATAGCATGTTATACGGCCTGTTGAATGAGGTGCTGCAATGCATTGATTTCCCATTTGAGGTTAGGATTCATTGGCTACGGAGTTATCTCCTGCCCGAAGATTTATTCCTGTTTATTTATGATAAACTGGCAGAATTGTACTGCAAGTTCTTTGATGACAAATTGAACGATTTTATAGATCATCTGAAAAGCAGGATGCCTAATCAGTTATGTCTTTATAGAGAAGGCTACTGTGCTTCACTTATCAGATTGACAGGCATATTCAATGGTAATACAAGGACAAAAGATATAGCTCTTTTCCTAGCAGAGGAGGTTTTTAAATATATTAAGTATGCTGTACAGAACAGGGGTGAGCGTTGTACAAATCTGCTCAGGCTGTGTCAGGAATACGCACGTATGGGCGAACAGGAGAAAGTTGCAGTTGCCTATCAGGAAATGTTGAATAGTTCTATGGGGCCAGATTGGTACAAGGAAGCCCAGATAGGGCTAATCAATGAGTACAGAAAAAATAGTATTCAACTCACTGGTGACCAGATAGGTCATTTGGCGGCGATATTTGAAGAAGCCTCAGGCGAGATGACCTTCCAACGTTATGTTCAACAGGAAAAGAACGAGTTTGTTGCAACCATTGCAAATGCATCCTCATTGGCAGATGCTATTGCCTATTATAAGTTTGAGACATTGCCAGAGTCAGAAAGAATTATATCGAATGCAGAAGATTGGAAAGTGGACATGCCAAGAAGGGAGATGGCTATGACCTCGGATGTAACCATCTGA
- a CDS encoding ATP-binding protein: MGVSKDVIKQCLISKQREVDEAVLVNRPTDFEENGNYVIVGVRHAGKSYLLYQRVRQLQAAGKGWDEILFVDFEDERLAEFQPEDFNSLLEAHLELYGKKPVVFLDEVQNIPYWDKFVRRLADAKYRVYVTGSNAKMLSKEVATTLGGRFFIYDAYPYSFKEYLTAQQVELREHWEYDTIQRSEVKRHLNEYFYYGGLPEILSFKNKRAMLSSLYQKIYLGDICARNNIKNDRVLNILIKKMAESVKQPLSYNRLKNVIVATGSPISVPTTIDYADYAADSWLILPMENEIGKLTEKETQKKYYFVDNGLLNLFLMNSETSLLENMVAVELCRRYGKKNVFYLNAEKEIDFIVPDEKLAIQVSYSIKDATTYNREVPPLVKYAKAHQDWKCLLITYDEEGTEEGIPVVSVWKWLMEV, from the coding sequence ATGGGTGTTAGTAAAGATGTCATCAAACAGTGCCTGATTAGTAAACAGCGCGAAGTGGATGAGGCGGTACTTGTGAACCGTCCTACAGACTTTGAAGAGAATGGCAATTATGTGATAGTTGGCGTGAGACATGCGGGTAAGTCGTATCTGCTGTATCAGCGTGTGCGACAACTGCAGGCAGCAGGAAAGGGATGGGATGAGATTCTGTTTGTGGATTTTGAAGATGAACGTCTGGCGGAATTCCAACCGGAAGACTTTAACAGTTTGCTGGAAGCCCATCTGGAACTGTATGGTAAAAAGCCAGTGGTATTTTTGGACGAGGTGCAGAACATTCCGTATTGGGATAAGTTCGTGCGCAGGTTGGCTGATGCGAAATACAGGGTGTATGTGACGGGCAGCAATGCGAAGATGCTGAGTAAAGAGGTGGCAACTACGTTGGGCGGACGGTTCTTTATTTACGATGCGTACCCATATTCTTTCAAAGAGTATCTGACAGCGCAGCAGGTGGAACTGAGGGAGCATTGGGAGTATGATACAATTCAGCGAAGTGAAGTGAAGCGACATCTGAATGAGTACTTCTATTACGGTGGTCTGCCAGAGATCCTTTCGTTTAAGAACAAGCGGGCTATGCTTTCGAGTTTGTACCAGAAGATCTACTTGGGTGACATCTGTGCCCGAAATAATATTAAGAATGATAGGGTGTTGAATATTCTGATTAAGAAGATGGCAGAAAGCGTAAAGCAACCGCTGTCGTATAACAGGCTGAAGAATGTGATAGTGGCAACGGGATCGCCCATCAGTGTGCCCACTACGATAGACTATGCGGATTATGCCGCTGACAGTTGGCTGATATTGCCCATGGAGAATGAGATAGGGAAACTGACGGAGAAGGAGACGCAGAAGAAGTACTACTTTGTTGATAACGGTTTACTGAACCTGTTCCTGATGAATTCAGAGACATCGCTATTGGAGAATATGGTGGCGGTGGAACTGTGTAGGCGGTATGGCAAAAAGAATGTGTTTTACCTGAATGCGGAGAAGGAGATAGACTTCATTGTACCCGACGAGAAGTTGGCTATACAAGTGTCTTACAGCATCAAGGATGCGACCACCTACAATAGGGAGGTGCCGCCACTGGTGAAGTATGCCAAGGCGCACCAGGACTGGAAGTGCCTATTGATTACGTATGATGAGGAGGGCACGGAAGAGGGAATACCCGTGGTGTCAGTGTGGAAGTGGCTGATGGAGGTGTGA